From Gimesia panareensis, the proteins below share one genomic window:
- a CDS encoding HAD family hydrolase → MLLNFDFDGVVIDSFDRLLAQCRAAQFELDDGRPPTAEDFRTIENLTFADLACRLGMSTENGARFESLVYQIQEADPSTCPLVPGIGTVLRSLAESHIITVVTSSDSAAVEAELSRHELGWPVVARVLGPDFAKAKRDRIQQARSAFSFDRGETYMIGDAISDIREGRAAGVMTIAVTWGFQDRTLLANEEPTHMVDHPEELLDLLQVE, encoded by the coding sequence ATGCTGCTTAACTTTGATTTTGATGGTGTGGTGATCGACTCGTTTGATCGGTTGCTGGCACAATGCAGGGCGGCTCAATTTGAGCTTGATGACGGACGGCCGCCGACAGCCGAAGATTTTCGGACTATTGAGAACCTGACGTTCGCCGACCTCGCCTGTCGGCTGGGAATGTCAACAGAAAACGGGGCGCGGTTTGAATCGCTGGTCTACCAGATTCAGGAAGCGGATCCGTCGACATGTCCGCTGGTGCCGGGCATCGGGACGGTCCTGCGGTCGCTGGCTGAATCGCACATCATCACCGTTGTCACATCGAGCGATTCGGCAGCTGTCGAAGCAGAACTCAGTCGGCATGAACTGGGCTGGCCGGTCGTGGCGCGGGTGCTCGGGCCGGACTTTGCGAAAGCCAAACGCGACCGGATCCAGCAGGCGCGGTCGGCATTCAGTTTTGACCGCGGTGAGACGTACATGATCGGCGATGCGATCAGCGACATTCGCGAAGGCCGGGCCGCGGGGGTGATGACGATTGCGGTCACCTGGGGCTTTCAGGACAGAACACTGCTGGCGAACGAAGAGCCGACGCACATGGTGGACCATCCGGAGGAGTTGCTCGACCTGCTGCAGGTTGAATGA
- a CDS encoding IS1380 family transposase, translating to MGDSQNQDLRVSFDSRLKLKFCGSQVTTDAGLLAYRELDAALGLTEMGGDVLSDSRPGRNKQHQLVPLLRQSIYSRLAGYEDVNDAERLCVDPVLRHVVGGRASQPDKQAASSSEVGRFETQILSTQRNLTALMKLSGRWINNLHRRRPLKELILDLDSSVSETYGRQQGAAYNGHFACLCYHPLFLFNQHGDLEYAMLRRGNKASAKYWRKVLLPVIERYRHLDIPKFFRGDAAFAIPALYRVLEKADYRYAIRLKANAVLEREISHLLTRPVGRPSHKPKVCYHSFQYQAKSWQRSRRVVAKVEWHAGELFPRVGFIVTNLNQHSKNVVKFYNGRGTAEQWIKEGKNAVRWTKLSCRTFKDNQARLQLFALAYNLGNFLRRLALPKPIQNWSLTTLREKLVKVGAKVTRHAKYVFFQLAEVAVPRRLFAAILDRIARLAIPPPVTHDVKRKYIK from the coding sequence ATGGGTGACAGCCAAAACCAGGATTTACGGGTCAGTTTTGACAGCCGATTGAAGCTGAAGTTCTGCGGCAGTCAGGTCACCACCGATGCGGGACTACTGGCCTATCGGGAACTGGATGCAGCGCTCGGTCTGACGGAAATGGGCGGAGATGTGCTGAGCGATTCACGCCCGGGCCGCAACAAGCAGCACCAACTCGTGCCGCTGTTGCGTCAGTCGATCTACAGCCGACTGGCAGGCTACGAAGATGTCAATGACGCTGAGCGCTTGTGTGTGGACCCGGTGCTACGCCACGTGGTTGGCGGAAGGGCGAGTCAGCCGGATAAACAAGCGGCGTCAAGCAGCGAGGTGGGCCGTTTCGAGACGCAGATACTCAGCACGCAGCGCAATCTCACGGCACTGATGAAGCTCTCCGGACGCTGGATCAACAACCTCCACCGGCGGCGACCGCTCAAAGAACTCATCCTGGATCTGGACAGCTCGGTCAGTGAGACCTACGGCCGGCAACAGGGCGCGGCCTACAACGGCCACTTTGCATGCCTCTGTTACCATCCGCTGTTTCTGTTCAACCAGCATGGTGATCTGGAGTACGCGATGCTGCGGCGTGGCAACAAGGCCAGCGCGAAATACTGGCGGAAGGTGCTACTGCCGGTGATCGAACGGTATCGGCATTTGGACATTCCGAAGTTCTTCCGCGGCGATGCGGCGTTCGCCATTCCAGCGCTGTATCGTGTGCTGGAGAAAGCAGACTATCGTTACGCCATTCGCCTCAAAGCCAACGCCGTATTGGAGCGGGAAATCTCGCATTTGCTCACCCGTCCGGTCGGACGGCCTTCCCACAAGCCCAAGGTCTGTTATCACAGCTTCCAATATCAAGCAAAATCATGGCAGCGATCGCGTCGCGTGGTGGCCAAAGTTGAGTGGCACGCAGGCGAACTGTTCCCGCGTGTTGGATTCATCGTGACCAACTTGAACCAGCACTCGAAGAACGTCGTGAAGTTCTACAACGGTCGGGGCACCGCCGAGCAGTGGATCAAGGAAGGCAAGAACGCCGTCAGATGGACGAAGCTCTCCTGCCGGACGTTCAAAGACAACCAAGCTCGGTTGCAACTGTTCGCCTTAGCTTATAACCTCGGCAATTTCCTGCGGCGGCTGGCCTTGCCCAAGCCTATACAGAACTGGTCGCTGACGACGCTGCGGGAGAAGCTGGTCAAGGTTGGGGCCAAGGTAACCCGGCATGCCAAGTACGTATTCTTTCAACTGGCCGAAGTGGCTGTGCCACGGAGATTGTTCGCCGCAATTCTTGATCGGATTGCACGACTGGCAATTCCGCCGCCGGTCACGCATGACGTGAAGCGGAAGTATATCAAATAG
- a CDS encoding arylsulfatase, translating to MSWFRFCFCLLSITFLNLPASAEEFNRTKLPVSQPAFKGKIRLKATESVKDFPAEIQAPAGAPNVLLILTDDVGFGASSTFGGPIPTPTFDRLAQSGLRYNQFHTTALCSPTRAALITGRNHHTASTGGIMEIGVGYPGYNTLVRKSCGTIGQILKFNGYNTSWFGKNHNVPDWHTSQAGPFDLWPVGLGFEYFYGFVGGDTSQWTPALVENTRPVEPPANDPTYNFDEDMANRAINWIRMQQAVAPDKPFLCYYATGTAHAPHHAPKAWIKKFKGQFDQGWDEVRQQTLDRQIKLGVVPPGTRLTERSKGIPAWDSLDERQKEVYARMMEVYAAALSHADHQFGRVIDAIDDLGELDNTLVIYIQGDNGASAEGSEQGLLNEMTFFNNIKEDFEEVYRRRDELGSPTTFNHYPIGWAHAMDSPFQWTKQVASHFGGTRNGMVMSWPARIKNKGAVCSQFHHVIDIMPTILEATGLPAPDSINGITQEPIQGISMAYTWDDPSAPSKRDTQYFEMLANRGIYDQGWVACTTPTTPPWVSVADPVDVIDGYKWELYNIADDFSESVNLAAQHPEKLKELQRLFYIEAVKNNVLPLDNSKAERLDVKNRPSLTRGRDTFTYYDEMLRIPEGSAPDLKNKSFGISAVVNIPETGAEGLLMTQGGRFCGLGLYVLDNKPVFHYNLCGVKRFNVASQEALKPGKHVITLDFNYDGGGVGKGGQATLSVDGTKVASSRIPQTVGYRMSLDETLDIGEDTGTPVSEDYKVPFKFTGDLEKVTIKITEQKLTEEQLRQYRETQVKAALSR from the coding sequence ATGAGCTGGTTTCGCTTCTGTTTCTGTCTGCTCAGCATCACGTTCCTGAACCTTCCAGCCTCGGCGGAAGAATTCAACCGCACCAAACTGCCCGTCTCGCAACCGGCGTTTAAAGGAAAAATCAGGCTCAAAGCGACTGAGTCTGTGAAGGACTTCCCTGCAGAAATTCAGGCACCCGCCGGCGCGCCGAATGTATTACTGATCCTCACCGACGATGTCGGCTTCGGTGCCTCGAGCACCTTCGGCGGTCCGATCCCTACTCCCACCTTTGATCGCCTCGCCCAATCCGGTCTGCGCTACAACCAGTTTCATACGACGGCCCTCTGCTCCCCCACCCGGGCCGCCCTGATCACAGGCCGCAATCATCATACCGCCTCCACCGGGGGCATCATGGAAATCGGTGTGGGTTATCCCGGTTACAATACACTGGTTCGCAAATCCTGCGGGACCATCGGCCAGATCCTGAAATTTAACGGCTACAATACGTCCTGGTTCGGGAAGAATCATAATGTGCCCGACTGGCATACCTCACAGGCCGGGCCCTTTGATCTCTGGCCAGTCGGACTGGGTTTTGAATACTTCTATGGTTTCGTCGGCGGTGATACGAGCCAGTGGACCCCGGCCCTGGTAGAAAACACACGGCCCGTGGAACCCCCGGCCAACGACCCGACCTACAATTTCGACGAGGACATGGCCAACCGCGCCATCAACTGGATCCGCATGCAGCAGGCAGTCGCCCCCGACAAACCCTTCCTCTGTTACTATGCCACGGGAACCGCACATGCACCGCACCATGCCCCCAAAGCATGGATCAAAAAATTCAAAGGCCAGTTCGATCAGGGTTGGGATGAGGTCCGCCAGCAAACACTCGACCGCCAGATAAAACTGGGAGTCGTTCCCCCGGGAACCCGGTTGACCGAACGTTCCAAAGGCATCCCCGCCTGGGATTCACTCGATGAACGGCAGAAAGAAGTCTATGCCCGCATGATGGAAGTCTACGCGGCAGCCCTCTCCCACGCCGACCATCAGTTCGGCAGAGTGATCGACGCCATTGACGATCTCGGCGAACTCGATAACACCCTGGTCATCTACATCCAGGGAGACAACGGCGCCAGCGCCGAAGGGAGCGAACAGGGGCTGCTCAATGAAATGACCTTCTTCAATAACATCAAAGAAGATTTCGAAGAAGTCTATCGTCGTCGGGATGAACTGGGCAGCCCCACCACCTTCAATCATTATCCCATCGGCTGGGCGCACGCGATGGACTCTCCCTTCCAGTGGACCAAGCAGGTCGCCTCCCACTTCGGAGGCACGCGCAACGGCATGGTTATGTCCTGGCCCGCACGCATCAAAAACAAGGGAGCCGTCTGCTCTCAATTTCATCATGTAATCGATATTATGCCCACCATCCTGGAAGCCACCGGACTGCCCGCCCCGGATTCCATTAACGGCATCACCCAGGAACCGATCCAGGGCATCAGCATGGCCTACACCTGGGACGATCCCTCTGCTCCCTCGAAACGTGATACACAGTACTTTGAAATGCTGGCCAACCGGGGCATCTACGACCAGGGCTGGGTCGCCTGTACCACGCCTACCACGCCCCCCTGGGTCAGTGTGGCCGATCCGGTGGATGTGATCGATGGCTACAAATGGGAGCTCTATAATATCGCTGATGACTTTTCAGAATCTGTCAATCTGGCCGCGCAGCATCCCGAAAAACTGAAGGAACTGCAGCGGCTGTTTTATATCGAAGCGGTGAAAAACAATGTCCTCCCCCTGGACAACAGCAAAGCCGAACGCCTCGACGTGAAAAACCGCCCCAGCCTCACCCGGGGACGAGACACCTTCACCTATTACGATGAGATGCTGCGCATCCCCGAAGGTTCCGCGCCCGACCTCAAGAACAAATCCTTCGGCATTTCAGCCGTCGTGAATATCCCGGAAACAGGCGCAGAAGGCCTGCTGATGACACAGGGGGGCCGCTTCTGTGGACTGGGATTGTATGTGCTCGATAACAAACCCGTATTCCATTACAACCTGTGCGGCGTCAAACGCTTTAATGTCGCCTCGCAGGAAGCGCTCAAACCCGGTAAACACGTCATCACACTCGACTTCAATTACGATGGCGGAGGCGTCGGCAAAGGAGGCCAGGCGACGCTCTCAGTCGATGGCACCAAGGTGGCTTCCAGCCGAATTCCGCAAACCGTCGGCTACCGGATGTCGCTCGATGAAACACTGGATATCGGCGAAGATACCGGGACGCCGGTGAGTGAGGATTACAAGGTCCCCTTCAAATTCACCGGGGACCTGGAAAAAGTGACCATCAAAATTACCGAGCAGAAACTGACCGAGGAACAGTTGCGGCAATACCGCGAAACCCAGGTCAAAGCAGCGCTGTCGCGGTAA
- a CDS encoding carbohydrate porin — MRWYLGRCHGIVSTCCLIFLCSVAPLSRSAFADESFPVSLYEETQQTAEPELLSCESPCTDCASPGTCCDGPDFWAQTTMTQNLFPRRACLAEQGITFDADLIQFYMGVASGGEKRDFRYSGHGDYIMNIDAAKLGGPQGLFVKLRAEHRFGETINEATGAIIPATLAPDLPVSYSNEVYLTNVLFTQMFSETFGVFAGKLDTLDGDMNAFAHGRGKTQFSNTAFVATPIGLRTIVYSTLGAGFLILREGEPIFTFTVLNSTDTTRTSGFKELFAHGAAIVPELRLPTNLFGKPGHFLFGASYSSRSFASLEQDPFILLPDIPISRETESWSFYWNFDQYLFVDPDNPQRGWGLFGRAGIADKQTNPIEWFLSLGIGGNSPISSREADTFGIGWYYSATSDRLAPFINTILGGVGDGYGVEMFYNVEVSKWFHLTADMQVLRPAHETVDTALLVGLRAVIDL; from the coding sequence ATGCGCTGGTACCTGGGACGATGTCACGGAATCGTTTCGACCTGCTGCCTGATCTTCCTCTGTAGTGTTGCGCCCCTCAGTCGATCCGCCTTCGCCGACGAATCGTTTCCGGTCTCCCTTTACGAAGAAACTCAACAGACAGCCGAGCCGGAGCTGCTCTCCTGCGAATCGCCTTGCACCGACTGCGCCAGCCCCGGCACATGTTGTGATGGCCCTGACTTCTGGGCACAGACCACCATGACGCAGAATCTGTTTCCGCGTCGTGCCTGTCTGGCCGAACAGGGAATCACCTTCGACGCCGACCTGATTCAGTTCTATATGGGGGTCGCCTCAGGGGGGGAAAAACGGGATTTCCGTTACTCGGGCCACGGCGACTATATCATGAATATCGACGCGGCCAAACTGGGCGGACCGCAGGGACTGTTCGTCAAGCTCCGGGCCGAACATCGCTTTGGAGAAACCATCAACGAAGCGACCGGGGCCATCATTCCCGCCACCCTCGCGCCTGACCTGCCGGTTTCCTACAGTAACGAGGTCTACCTGACCAATGTTCTGTTTACTCAGATGTTTTCCGAGACCTTCGGCGTCTTCGCCGGGAAGTTGGATACCCTTGACGGCGACATGAATGCCTTCGCTCACGGACGCGGTAAAACCCAGTTCTCCAACACCGCCTTTGTGGCCACACCTATCGGTTTGCGAACCATCGTCTACTCGACTCTGGGAGCCGGCTTTCTGATCTTAAGAGAAGGCGAGCCGATTTTTACCTTCACGGTACTCAACTCCACAGACACCACCCGCACCAGTGGTTTCAAAGAGCTGTTTGCCCACGGAGCTGCCATCGTCCCTGAACTGCGTCTCCCCACGAACCTCTTCGGTAAACCGGGACACTTCCTGTTCGGAGCCAGCTACAGCAGTCGTTCGTTCGCCTCGCTGGAACAGGATCCCTTTATCCTGCTGCCCGATATCCCCATCAGCCGCGAAACCGAATCCTGGTCGTTTTACTGGAACTTCGATCAATATCTGTTTGTCGATCCTGATAATCCGCAACGTGGCTGGGGTCTGTTCGGGCGGGCCGGCATCGCGGATAAACAGACCAATCCCATCGAATGGTTCCTCAGCCTGGGGATCGGCGGCAACAGCCCCATCTCCAGCCGGGAAGCAGACACCTTCGGCATCGGCTGGTACTACTCGGCCACCAGTGACCGGCTCGCTCCCTTCATCAATACGATTCTGGGAGGCGTGGGAGATGGCTACGGCGTCGAAATGTTCTATAACGTGGAAGTCAGCAAATGGTTCCACCTCACAGCCGACATGCAGGTCCTCCGCCCGGCCCACGAGACCGTCGACACCGCTTTGCTCGTCGGCTTGAGAGCCGTGATTGATCTCTGA
- a CDS encoding DUF1559 family PulG-like putative transporter: MKSALKRGFTLIELLVVLAVIGLLIALLVPAVQSARESARKLSCSNHLKQIGIALQNYESMHSVYPFGVGVVLGAPDTNPITSVDSRRYSAHSQLLPFLDLSTVYNKINFNVQPFYPDTTGEPRKVTGIGPNEEIAQTTIPVFLCPSDIDRLTHPWGNTNYRSCNGSNWDGRRGNGMFGQSSAVRVGHITDGLSNTAAYSERILGDDDDSATDMESDLFGLAAPWTEDSFRSWCVNLTESEASTLSNTDSNGGMTWLEGNMNFTRYNHFLPPGTTACKADLTWNGNSMPANSRHGSVVNVVMADGSVRSVSYNIDASVWNAMGSTSGNEVLGKN, encoded by the coding sequence ATTTACCCTGATTGAACTGCTGGTCGTCCTGGCCGTCATCGGGTTATTGATTGCACTGCTGGTACCCGCGGTCCAATCCGCACGAGAATCCGCCCGCAAGCTGAGCTGCAGTAATCATCTGAAGCAGATTGGCATCGCGTTACAGAATTATGAGTCGATGCATTCTGTCTATCCCTTTGGAGTAGGAGTCGTACTGGGGGCGCCGGATACGAATCCCATTACCTCTGTCGATTCCCGACGTTATTCCGCCCATTCTCAGCTACTTCCGTTTCTGGATCTTTCTACCGTTTACAACAAGATCAACTTTAACGTGCAACCGTTCTATCCGGACACCACAGGCGAGCCCCGTAAGGTCACCGGTATCGGTCCGAATGAAGAGATCGCACAAACCACCATTCCCGTTTTTCTCTGTCCGTCCGATATTGACCGGCTCACGCATCCCTGGGGGAATACCAACTATCGCTCCTGTAACGGCAGCAACTGGGATGGTAGGCGCGGCAACGGGATGTTTGGCCAGTCCAGCGCAGTCCGCGTCGGTCATATTACGGACGGTCTGTCCAATACGGCTGCCTACAGCGAGCGGATCCTGGGTGATGACGATGACAGTGCCACGGATATGGAGTCCGATCTGTTCGGGCTGGCGGCACCCTGGACAGAAGACTCATTTCGATCCTGGTGTGTCAACCTGACAGAATCAGAGGCATCAACCCTCTCCAACACCGATTCGAACGGCGGGATGACCTGGCTGGAAGGGAACATGAACTTCACACGTTACAACCACTTTCTGCCCCCCGGCACCACTGCCTGCAAAGCGGATCTCACCTGGAATGGAAACAGTATGCCGGCCAACAGTCGGCACGGTTCCGTGGTGAATGTCGTGATGGCAGACGGTTCCGTCCGCTCGGTCAGCTACAATATCGACGCCTCCGTCTGGAACGCAATGGGATCCACCTCAGGCAACGAAGTGCTGGGAAAGAATTGA